One window of the Procambarus clarkii isolate CNS0578487 chromosome 89, FALCON_Pclarkii_2.0, whole genome shotgun sequence genome contains the following:
- the LOC123773463 gene encoding uncharacterized protein, which yields MKFPVDEFDGKVIYGEKRANVDSKVVWTPNLVRQVKRAFRIVRRDEDGRNCVRRGKRPPLLLTLCSTIDPCTPNTSNCRRTGWRGRQTPIAPTLSAHNLLNFPAPSQLKL from the exons ATGAAATTTCCAGTTGATGAATTTGATGGCAAAGTGATTTATGGTGAAAAGAGAGCCAATGTTG attcaaaggtggtctggacacccaatttggtcagacaggtgaagagagcatttaggatagttcgaagagatgaagatggtcgcaattgtgttcgaagaggcaaacgcccccctttgctcctgacattatgttcaaccattgacccctgcacacctaacacaag caactgccgtcgcacggggtggcggggccgacagacccccatcgctccaacgctcagcgcccataatttgctcaacttcccagctccatcgcagctaaa GTTGTGA